From Pan paniscus chromosome 6, NHGRI_mPanPan1-v2.0_pri, whole genome shotgun sequence, one genomic window encodes:
- the CHST12 gene encoding carbohydrate sulfotransferase 12 isoform X1: protein MAPPAAATSREKTTGSQQDAPALQEAEVRGPERAQPARGRMTKARLFRLWLVLGSVFMILLIIVYWDSAGAAHFYLHTSFSRPHTGPPLPTPGLDRDRELTADSDVDEFLDKFLSAGVKQSDLPRKETEQPPAPGSMEESVRGYDWSPRDARRSPDQGRQQAERRSVLRGFCANSSLAFPTKERAFDDIPNSELSHLIVDDRHGAIYCYVPKVACTNWKRVMIVLSGSLLHRGAPYRDPLRIPREHVHNASAHLTFNKFWRRYGKLSRHLMKVKLKKYTKFLFVRDPFVRLISAFRSKFELENEEFYRKFAVPMLRLYANHTSLPASAREAFRAGLKVSFANFIQYLLDPHTEKLAPFNEHWRQVYRLCHPCQIDYDFVGKLETLDEDAAQLLQLLQVDRQLRFPPSYRNRTASSWEEDWFAKIPLAWRQQLYKLYEADFVLFGYPKPENLLRD, encoded by the coding sequence GTTCCCAGCAGGATGCCCCGGCTCTGcaggaagctgaagtgagagGCCCGGAGAGGGCCCAGCCCGCCCGGGGCAGGATGACCAAGGCCCGGCTGTTCCGGCTGTGGCTGGTGCTGGGGTCGGTGTTCATGATCCTGCTGATCATCGTGTACTGGGACAGCGCAGGCGCCGCGCACTTCTACTTGCACACGTCCTTCTCTAGGCCGCACACGGGGCCGCCGCTGCCCACGCCCGGGCtggacagggacagggagctCACGGCCGACTCCGATGTCGACGAGTTTCTGGACAAGTTTCTCAGTGCTGGCGTGAAGCAGAGCGACCTTCCCAGAAAGGAGACGGAGCAGCCGCCTGCGCCGGGGAGCATGGAGGAGAGCGTGAGAGGCTACGACTGGTCCCCGCGCGACGCCCGGCGCAGCCCCGACCAGGGCCGGCAGCAGGCGGAGCGGAGGAGCGTGCTGCGGGGCTTCTGCGCCAACTCCAGCCTGGCCTTCCCCACCAAGGAGCGCGCATTCGACGACATCCCCAACTCGGAGCTGAGCCACCTGATCGTGGACGACCGGCACGGGGCCATCTACTGCTACGTGCCCAAGGTGGCCTGCACCAACTGGAAGCGCGTGATGATCGTGCTGAGCGGAAGCCTGCTGCACCGCGGTGCGCCCTACCGCGACCCGCTGCGCATCCCGCGCGAGCACGTGCACAACGCCAGCGCGCACCTGACCTTCAACAAGTTCTGGCGCCGCTACGGGAAGCTCTCCCGCCACCTCATGAAGGTCAAGCTCAAGAAGTACACCAAGTTCCTCTTCGTGCGCGACCCCTTCGTGCGCCTGATCTCCGCCTTCCGCAGCAAGTTCGAGCTGGAGAACGAGGAGTTCTACCGCAAGTTCGCCGTGCCCATGCTGCGGCTGTACGCCAACCACACCAGCCTGCCCGCCTCGGCGCGCGAGGCCTTCCGCGCTGGCCTCAAGGTGTCCTTCGCCAACTTCATCCAGTACCTGCTGGACCCGCACACGGAGAAGCTGGCGCCCTTCAACGAGCACTGGCGGCAGGTGTACCGCCTCTGCCACCCGTGCCAGATCGACTACGACTTCGTGGGGAAGCTGGAGACTCTGGACGAGGATGCCGCgcagctgctgcagctgctcCAGGTGGACCGGCAGCTCCGCTTCCCCCCGAGCTACCGGAACAGGACCGCCAGCAGCTGGGAGGAGGACTGGTTCGCCAAGATCCCcctggcctggaggcagcagctgTATAAACTCTACGAGGCCGACTTTGTTCTCTTCGGCTACCCCAAGCCGGAAAACCTCCTCCGAGACTGA
- the CHST12 gene encoding carbohydrate sulfotransferase 12 isoform X2, whose protein sequence is MTKARLFRLWLVLGSVFMILLIIVYWDSAGAAHFYLHTSFSRPHTGPPLPTPGLDRDRELTADSDVDEFLDKFLSAGVKQSDLPRKETEQPPAPGSMEESVRGYDWSPRDARRSPDQGRQQAERRSVLRGFCANSSLAFPTKERAFDDIPNSELSHLIVDDRHGAIYCYVPKVACTNWKRVMIVLSGSLLHRGAPYRDPLRIPREHVHNASAHLTFNKFWRRYGKLSRHLMKVKLKKYTKFLFVRDPFVRLISAFRSKFELENEEFYRKFAVPMLRLYANHTSLPASAREAFRAGLKVSFANFIQYLLDPHTEKLAPFNEHWRQVYRLCHPCQIDYDFVGKLETLDEDAAQLLQLLQVDRQLRFPPSYRNRTASSWEEDWFAKIPLAWRQQLYKLYEADFVLFGYPKPENLLRD, encoded by the coding sequence ATGACCAAGGCCCGGCTGTTCCGGCTGTGGCTGGTGCTGGGGTCGGTGTTCATGATCCTGCTGATCATCGTGTACTGGGACAGCGCAGGCGCCGCGCACTTCTACTTGCACACGTCCTTCTCTAGGCCGCACACGGGGCCGCCGCTGCCCACGCCCGGGCtggacagggacagggagctCACGGCCGACTCCGATGTCGACGAGTTTCTGGACAAGTTTCTCAGTGCTGGCGTGAAGCAGAGCGACCTTCCCAGAAAGGAGACGGAGCAGCCGCCTGCGCCGGGGAGCATGGAGGAGAGCGTGAGAGGCTACGACTGGTCCCCGCGCGACGCCCGGCGCAGCCCCGACCAGGGCCGGCAGCAGGCGGAGCGGAGGAGCGTGCTGCGGGGCTTCTGCGCCAACTCCAGCCTGGCCTTCCCCACCAAGGAGCGCGCATTCGACGACATCCCCAACTCGGAGCTGAGCCACCTGATCGTGGACGACCGGCACGGGGCCATCTACTGCTACGTGCCCAAGGTGGCCTGCACCAACTGGAAGCGCGTGATGATCGTGCTGAGCGGAAGCCTGCTGCACCGCGGTGCGCCCTACCGCGACCCGCTGCGCATCCCGCGCGAGCACGTGCACAACGCCAGCGCGCACCTGACCTTCAACAAGTTCTGGCGCCGCTACGGGAAGCTCTCCCGCCACCTCATGAAGGTCAAGCTCAAGAAGTACACCAAGTTCCTCTTCGTGCGCGACCCCTTCGTGCGCCTGATCTCCGCCTTCCGCAGCAAGTTCGAGCTGGAGAACGAGGAGTTCTACCGCAAGTTCGCCGTGCCCATGCTGCGGCTGTACGCCAACCACACCAGCCTGCCCGCCTCGGCGCGCGAGGCCTTCCGCGCTGGCCTCAAGGTGTCCTTCGCCAACTTCATCCAGTACCTGCTGGACCCGCACACGGAGAAGCTGGCGCCCTTCAACGAGCACTGGCGGCAGGTGTACCGCCTCTGCCACCCGTGCCAGATCGACTACGACTTCGTGGGGAAGCTGGAGACTCTGGACGAGGATGCCGCgcagctgctgcagctgctcCAGGTGGACCGGCAGCTCCGCTTCCCCCCGAGCTACCGGAACAGGACCGCCAGCAGCTGGGAGGAGGACTGGTTCGCCAAGATCCCcctggcctggaggcagcagctgTATAAACTCTACGAGGCCGACTTTGTTCTCTTCGGCTACCCCAAGCCGGAAAACCTCCTCCGAGACTGA